One genomic window of Elaeis guineensis isolate ETL-2024a chromosome 2, EG11, whole genome shotgun sequence includes the following:
- the LOC105041229 gene encoding LOW QUALITY PROTEIN: transcription elongation factor 1 homolog (The sequence of the model RefSeq protein was modified relative to this genomic sequence to represent the inferred CDS: inserted 1 base in 1 codon), translating to MGKRKSRAKRPPKKRMDKLDTVFXCPFCNHGSSVECRIDMKNLIGEAACRICQESFSTTITALTEPIDIYSEWIDECERVNNLEDDAT from the exons ATGGGAAAGAGGAAATCAAGGGCGAAGCGACCTCCAAAGAAGCGAATGGATAAGCTTGATACTGTAT TGTGCCCTTTCTGCAACCATGGAAGCAGCGTTGAGTGTCGCAT CGACATGAAGAATTTGATTGGTGAAGCTGCATGCAGGATTTGCCAGGAAAGTTTCAGCACCACCATCACAG CGCTGACGGAGCCTATAGATAT ATACAGTGAATGGATTGATGAATGTGAACGTGTCAACAACCTTGAAGATGATGCTACCTAA
- the LOC105041280 gene encoding citrate synthase, glyoxysomal — MERSFDPATLARSRLAVLSAHLAAAASPVSYSGDLPPILETSPVSAQEIVRHPGDLGGFLTVVDGRTGKKFELKISEEGTVKATDLKKITTGKQDKGLKLYDPGYLNTAPVRSSICYIDGDEGILRYRGYPIEELAESSTFVEVAYLLMYGNLPSKSQLADWEFAISQHSAVPQGLLDIIQSMPHDAHPMGVLVSAMSALSVFHPDANPALRGQSLYQSKQVRDKQIVRILGKAPTIAAAAYLRLTGRPPVLPSNNLSYSENFLYMLDSLGNRSYKPNPRLARALDILFILHAEHEMNCSTAAARHLASSAVDVYTAIAGAVGALYGPLHGGANEAVLKMLNEIGTVENIPEFIEGVKNRKRKMSGFGHRVYKNYDPRAKVIRKLAEEVFSIVGRDPLIEVAVALEKAALSDEYFVKRRLYPNVDFYSGLIYRAMGFPTEFFPVLFAIPRMAGYLAHWRESLDDPDTKIMRPQQVYKGTWLRHYMSLKERTLSAETDKLGQLAISNATRRRLSGSRV; from the exons ATGGAACGGAGCTTCGATCCGGCGACTCTCGCCCGCAGCCGGCTCGCCGTCCTCTCCGCCCACCTAGCCGCCGCGGCCTCCCCCGTCTCCTACTCCGGTGATCTCCCGCCGATCCTCGAGACCTCCCCCGTCTCCGCGCAGGAGATCGTTCGCCATCCGGGGGACCTCGGCGGTTTCTTGACCGTCGTTGATGGGAGAACCGGGAAAAAATTCGAGCTCAAGATCTCTGAGGAAGGGACTGTCAAAGCCACAGATCTCAAGAAG ATAACAACTGGAAAACAAGACAAGGGGCTTAAACTATATGATCCAGGCTACCTTAATACGGCTCCAGTCCGTTCATCCATCTGTTATATTGATGGAGATGAGGGGATTCTTCGGTACAGAGGTTACCCAATCGAGGAGCTAGCTGAGAGCAGCACATTTGTCGAGGTGGCCTATCTCTTAA TGTATGGGAATTTGCCTTCTAAGAGCCAATTGGCAGACTGGGAGTTTGCAATTTCTCAGCATTCTGCTGTTCCTCAGGGTCTTTTG GACATCATACAATCAATGCCTCATGATGCACACCCAATGGGTGTACTCGTCAGTGCAATGAGTGCACTCTCTGTGTTCCACCCAGATGCCAATCCTGCTCTCAGA GGCCAAAGTCTTTATCAGTCAAAGCAAGTGAGGGACAAGCAGATAGTGCGGATACTTGGAAAG GCACCCACTATTGCAGCTGCAGCCTATTTGAGATTAACTGGAAGGCCTCCAGTGCTTCCTTCTAACAACCTTTCTTATTCAGAGAACTTCTTGTATATGTTGGACTCTTT AGGTAATAGGTCTTACAAACCAAATCCTCGACTTGCTCGAGCACTTGACATTCTATTTATACTGCATGCGGAACATGAAATGAACTGCTCTACAGCTGCTGCAAGGCATCTTGCATCAAG TGCCGTAGATGTCTACACTGCTATTGCTGGTGCTGTTGGAGCATTGTATGGCCCTCTGCATGGTGGGGCAAATGAG GCTGTCCTTAAGATGTTGAATGAGATTGGAACAGTGGAGAATATTCCAGAGTTTATTGAAGGTGTGAAAAACAG GAAGCGAAAAATGTCAGGTTTTGGACATCGTGTATACAAAAACTATGATCCTCGTGCTAAAGTTATCCGCAAGTTGGCGGAGGAGGTCTTCTCAATTGTTGGACGGGATCCTCTCATAGAG GTAGCTGTTGCACTGGAGAAAGCTGCGTTATCAGATGAATACTTTGTTAAGAGAAGGCTATATCCTAATGTTGATTTCTACTCTGGCTTGATTTACCG GGCAATGGGATTTCCGACGGAGTTTTTTCCTGTTTTGTTTGCAATCCCTCGTATGGCTGGATACTTAGCACATTGGCGAGAATCACTTGATGATCCTGACACGAAGATCATGAGACCCCAGCAG GTCTACAAGGGCACGTGGCTTCGCCATTATATGTCTCTCAAAGAGCGAACTTTATCAGCTGAGACTGACAAGCTTGGTCAGCTGGCAATTTCAAATGCAACAAGGCGGCGGCTGTCAGGGTCCAGGGTGTAG
- the LOC105041287 gene encoding LOW QUALITY PROTEIN: large ribosomal subunit protein uL13c (The sequence of the model RefSeq protein was modified relative to this genomic sequence to represent the inferred CDS: inserted 1 base in 1 codon), with protein MAAAIPTSAFLPAVRSHSNPSLSSPTAAAXPKTPFLAPSNLAFAVAKPSIRIASLPSRNRLQVRCQEKQVAVVTRENRWMYEESEINGPDIWNKTWYPKAADHITTEKTWYIVDATDKILGRLASTIAIHIRGKNLVTYTPSVDMGAYVIVVNAEKVAVSGKKRTQKLYRRHSGRPGGMKVETFDQLQERIPERIIEHAVRGMLPKGRLGRTLFTHLKVYKGPDHPHEAQKPIPLPIRDKRIQARK; from the exons ATGGCAGCGGCGATTCCAACGTCCGCCTTCCTCCCGGCTGTCCGCTCTCACAGCAACCCCTCGCTCTCTTCTCCCACGGCCGCCG CTCCCAAGACCCCCTTTCTTGCTCCCTCTAACCTCGCTTTCGCCGTCGCCAAACCCTCGATTCGAATCGCTTCCCTCCCTTCGAGGAACCGCCTCCAGGTCCGCTGCCAAGAGAAGCAGGTCGCAGTCGTCACCAGGGAGAACCGGTGGATGTACGAAGAGTCCGAGATCAACGGCCCC GACATTTGGAACAAAACTTGGTATCCTAAGGCTGCAGATCATATAACCACAGAAAAAACATGGTATATAGTTGATGCAACGGACAAAATTCTTGGCAGACTGGCATCAACCATTGCAATACATATCAGAGGAAAGAATCTTGTAACCTACACTCCTAGTGTGGACATGGGGGCCTACGTGATTGTG GTCAATGCAGAAAAAGTAGCAGTTTCTGGTAAAAAGAGGACTCAAAAGCTCTACAGGAGGCATTCAGGAAGGCCAGGTGGTATGAAAGTGGAGACATTTGATCAACTTCAAGAGAGAATTCCTGAAAGAATAATTGAACATGCTGTGCGGGGCATGCTTCCTAAAGGGAgg CTCGGAAGAACTCTATTCACGCACCTCAAAGTGTACAAAGGcccagatcatccacatgaggccCAAAAGCCTATTCCTCTTCCTATAAGGGACAAGAGAATACAAGCAAGGAAGTAG